TACACAAGGCAAGGGGAAGATTGTTATCAAattgaaaaggggaaaaaaaaaaaagaatgtcaGTCAGTATAGTGCTGGAAGACAGGAGCGGAGTGGGGGAGGGGcaggattttggcaaaactCATTTAACCGCCTTCCATCTTTCTGTCTTTCCCCTCCCATCTGACTTCTGCCTTGGAAAAAATATTAAcattaattttcaaaaaattttagattacTATTCAATTAGTCAAGCTATAATACTTAAATTCTTATTAGTTTAATATTGGGTATTATCTTTTTTAAGATTTTATGTGTTTTCTCCAAAAAGATCTCTTTATAAACATGTAATGCCAAGCATTTAGAGCTAATTAGCTATAGCATTTTGTGTACTTTAAGCTTAAACTTTGCGATAGTTTAATTATTGTCTGCAATTTGGTATTAAAATGTAGTGGGAAGATAGAGATATGAGTAATTATACAAACATTGATAGAGTAGCACATATTCTTTTTTATTATGGGGTGTACATATAGGCTACATTATTATGTTTTCAACCTTGATGATCTCTACCACTGCTTGATTATAAAACTACTGTTGTCATAGAACTTTGGtttaaaatattttagtttAGATTACAATTAAATATCAAGTTTAAATCGTTAAGTCAAAGAAAGGGATAAACATTAacataaaatttattattttcaaaattacaCTTAAtggtagaaaaatatttttctatactTAATAGTTCTTGGCTTCGCCATTGCTGTGCTGGAAGATACCCTTAAGCCGAGGAAAGGTTTTGATCAGTGTGGTATCTCTTAGGGTTCGTTGGGAGTGGATGatttggagagaaaagaacgggaaagaagagaaagtgaaCATTTCCTTCGTTTGTTAGTTTTTattaggaaagaaaagaagagaaacggAAGGATTTAAGAGGATAAATAGTAAGTAAAAGTTTTCCTCCCAAATTGGAAagaaatggagagaaagttggaggAAGCTTATGaaagttttttaaaatacctattttatccttaaaaatgtcttgaacaaatatttaatgacttttatatccaaaatcattccactaattctcaaaactcccaaacaacaCAACAAtcccttctcttctcttctcttctctcataacttaagttttcccttcttctcttttctatcctaaactcccaaacttagGCTTATAATTTCCGCTAAAGAAAGCATATTGCTCAACTATGTAATTATTTGGtttatattattaataaaaGCTATTGTCGCTTGgccgaaaacaaaaaaaaaaaaagaagaaaattaatGGAACAACGAAATCCAATTTGTAGAGTACCCCAACTAAAGCTATGAAGCGTGTGCCAACTCTCACGGTTTTGGGGTGGGTGACAACAGAAAGCGTGAACTCGTTTGAGGTTGTTTTGTTTACGCCATTATTAGAGCCAAAACGCGTCTTTAGAGCAGGTATGCAGTACATGGATGGTTGCTTCTTGTCCATCAAAACTGATTATAAACCTCAATTTAAGCCTAGGCAGGTTCAATTGAAAAGGGTTGGAAAGATGAACCAAAGTATTTGATATTCAAATCCAACTCCACTTGGTATGAACTCGTTTGAATTTGGTTTGTTAACTAATCAAATTTAGATCGAGCAGCGTTTTATGCTCGATAATTTTTCAACTTGATAAAAAGTTCGTTCAATCTCGATTCGGTCAGTAAACAAGTAAAATTTGAAcataatttcaaattcatcggaataattaaacaatctaGAACACTAAGGTGTTCAGTTTGAGTAGACTCATTTACACCCTACCATTTAGGGTACAAATTAAGGTGTTTTTCATCTCCATCATATTTGAATCTACtcctgtgatttttttttttttttggggtcaaaaatTTACTGTTGTGTTTAGAAATGTATACTATCATAGTCATTCATTGCCAGATTCAAGTTGGAGCGGGATCAAGAGTTCACTTAAATTAATATGGCTAACATCACTTAAGATATATATAGAGGGGTCTCGTGATCAGAAGACTTGAAAATGATATAGTAATACTTTGCTAATTTGAATATggacatatatattattttgacCTCAAAGGCATATAACAACTATAAATTCCCCGCCCTCGAACGAATACAACGGCAGGTCACACTGAACACAGGCCTAAATAGATGTCAGTGTTTTTGGAAATTTCACATAATAATGTTTAAATATCAAGAGGgcaataaatgtgaaatttttgcaTCAAAATGGCAGAATATGTgtaaaataatttattattcAAACTAAATATAGGACCCTAAATATGAGAATTAACTTTTTACATACTGACCCTGCGATAATTCTCCTAACTTTTTATatcgaatttcaaatttaaattcacaCACAATCTATACTTGTtagtgtttttttaaaaaaatggcgGTACATAGAAaacttttttatatttatataatatagtaTCTTTAGTTCTGACCAGTACAGTGTTCAGTGCTCATAACATGTCTGAAAATTTCAAGCGCAAAGGATGCCGCCTTCCATGCCATCATCCCACTAGTCTTTGCTCTTACCTTTCTTTTCCTATTACTACAATTTACAACCAAGTGTTCTTTCTTGGAGCATTCTCCTCTGTTCCACACCAATATTACAGCACCTGCAGAAGCCAAAGCACCAACGAATTGAGGCTGCTTCAAAGGCTAAAACATAAGGAGATAGTGCCTGCAGGTCGCTCTAGCTAGCTAGATCAATGGGTAGTGGAGATGATGACCACCCTTCTTCCAAAAGACCAATCCAGCACACTCAAACCAAGTACAAGCTCAAAATACTGTTACTAGTCATCCTGACGAATCTCCTCACCATTTACGTCTTCACTGGTCCTTCTCTACCCATCGCTCAAAACCTTTCGCTGCCTACTTGGGACCACACGAAACTCTTGAATGAGCTCAACATCACCAAACGTGAGCTAGCAAACAGCCGAGCCCAAAACTCAGACTTGCAACAGCATCTCAAGGCCAGCAATATTCTTACGAAATCTCTACTAACTGAGCTCTCTCGCCTTAATGCAGCTATAGACCAACATTCTTCTTCTAAGGAGGTGTCCTCGATTTTCAGCTTCGATGATCTTTTATCTGATCTATCTACTGAAGCCAAGCTTGGAATGGGCCCTCAGAAGCTCCCGTTGGGGTACTCCCCGCGATCGGGCTCAGACGAGCTCTACCCTTCAGTGGGAGGAGGTTGTTTGAGGTATAAGGAGGAGTTAGCACAATATATGACGTATAAGATTGGTGGAGAATGCCCCGTGGATGATGTTTTTGCGCAAAGGCTCATGCTCAAGGGGTGTGAGCCGCTGCCAAGAAGGCGGTGCCACCCCAAGTCTCCAGCTGGTTATAAGGAGCCCAATCCATTGCCAAAGAGTCTTTGGACGATGCCACCTGACACAAGCATCGTTTGGGATCCCTACACTTGCAAAAGCTATGGTTGCTTGGTTGAGAGGAAAAAGCTTCCAGTATTCTACGACTGCAAAGACTGCTTTGATTTAGAAGGCAGGGAGAAATCAAGATGGCTCTTCGACAATGGAGGCTTGGATTTTGGGATCAACGAGGTTTTGGGTACAAAACCTCATGGAACTATTCGGATTGGACTCGATATTGGAGGTGGAACGGGCACGTTTGCTGCCAGGATGAAAGAAAATAATGTGACCATTGTCACAACTTCTATGAACTTGGATGGTCCATTTAACAGCTTCATCGCATCCAGGGGATTGATTTCGATGCACATTAGTGTCTCGCAGaggctttctttctttgagAATACTCTGGACATCGTGCACTCGATGCATATTTTGAGCAATTGGATTCCTGATACCATGCTTGAGTTTACACTTTATGATATTTACAGGGTATTGAGACCCGGAGGGATATTCTGGCTCGACCATTTCTTCTGCCTAGGTTCACAGCTGAATTCAACCTATGTTCCAATGCTCGATCGTGTTGGATTCAAGAAACTGAGATGGAATGCAGGCATGAAGCTCGATCGTGGGATTGACAAGAATGAGTGGTATTTTTCTGCTTTGTTGGAGAAGCCAGTGAAATCCTGAGGTATAGATGTGTTATCGCATTTGTATTTGACAATTTATTAGACTACAAGTCCAAAGATACAAATTGGTTATGATACAAATGCCAGAAACAATTAGCTACCTAATTTGGTTATGAGTGAACAGTACAAGGATTGGGAGGAACGGCAGCAAGACTGGATTTTGATTGTGATAAACTAGAAAGCTTTTGCTTGAGATACGATTATCaatcaaaattcttttttttttcttcctgaGAATTTTATGATACGAAAACCAAAACCATCCTAATATCATCCATAAAATTGAAACTATAAGAGTCCGAATCAAGTAGATATGGCCGAACAAGTTGCAATGATTAATTGCAGCAGCAGTGGCGGGTTAAGATCTCATAGACATCCACAGAATTAATAACAATATCAGTCCACATCTAACAATACAAGATTTCAATGAAGTCCTACCACTTTTTTCTTGTGAAGTAGGCATTCTCTGAATCTTATGCAACCCAAAAATCCAGTAATCACGTAGGTAATAGTCATGCTTAATAGGATATCTTGGACAtaatcattatcattatcattatcattactgTATAAAAAGTATGAATCTTGGTATTGGGGGAGTGTTAGTGTAAGcacttttttatcttagtttttgttatcCCTAAATTACTCTCATGtcttttaattataattattgcATTTAATGTGgcactaattaaaagaaataaaacactccAATTGATTACATCTTATTAGTATTggtaattataattaaaaattgtTCATTAAAAACTATTTACCTACCATTGGACTCCATTTCTAATTATAATACAtatcaaaatttcttaattgaagcattaaaaatttatcattagTCATTAGTTgagattgtaaaaaaaaaaaagcaatgtCAAAAAATAGATACTTTCTAGAAAATGGAGAAACATACAAGCAGAAAAGAACCCTTATTTATACAAATAAATCGTCATGATGTTTATACAAATATCATGAGCAAAATTTACAATTATGCACTTTTTACCAATATGAAGAATTTTTCATGTTGCACCCAATGGAATTTCAATATACAAAAAATGATGACACCTTTATAACTGAAATAGCAGTATTAAActggaaaaaagaaatctgaaatAACACAATACAAATCACTATTATCGTTAATAGCAACCGATCAAAACAAGAAGaactgaaaaaaatgaaaactatTTATAAAAAGACATAaagtaaatagcaaatgaattaAAAAGCTAGAATACAATTCAAATAATACCAAAGACAGCATCAAAATCATTGATATCTAGGAGATAAGACAAACATTGTTATTGAAAATAATATAGTAAtgcttcatttgtattggtttgAACAAACCAAATCCATCCATCAAACCAGAAGTCATCTCTAATGATAAAATAAGAATCATAATAAGAGTAAACTTAAAATGAAGAatgataaaatgaaaatgatacccaaattatttttgatgatgcctaaaatacccttatttttTTCTAGtgattacatatatttattgtaTTGCAATATTAGCGAATAATGGAAGCAGttatgaaatgaaaagcttaaaaattaagtaaatttcatttatggtgacaattgtaattAGACATATATAGTGCATTCCCCTAATTGATAATAATGATAGCGGTTATGGATTAAAAGTTggcaattaaaaaataaaacactgcattatacaaaaaattaatattaaaattgtTAGTAAGCCACAATTCCCATTCCAATTCCATGATCATAAAAAAACTAATACTAAAACCAAAAATATTGTGCTTATATGAAACAAAATAGACTTGATATTGTCATGAATATACaataattttgataaaacatGATATTATCAATATTTGATATGTTAGAATTCAAGTTATAAATAAAAAAGTGTTTGGTTCAcaattccaaattcaatcctGAGGGACATGTCAACTACGTCGGAATGTTTTCTATCTCTTTtcgtttaataaaattttaaaaataactagtttaacaaaaataaataacataaaattactatattatgatgttgatgatcaaaatttcataaaaaaattttagtatttaaagaataatatattttaagatATTACAATCACGTGCAAAGCACGTGAACTATTACTAGTTAAATGAAAATCATACATAACAACAATTTCATCACGTGAGTGCAGACGGATGAACATTCTTAAGGATCCTGCAAACGAAAGTATGAAAAGGCCCATTGACTAAAAAGAGACGCACCTCTTTCAAAGTGAAAGATGAATTTTCAAAACAGCCAACGGAAAGGAAATTAATTTGGGATTCGGAAAAATATTATGAGAAAGAgaaccaaagaaaagaaaaagtaaatacCAGCCACACTAGTTAATTCACAAGGCTGTCCAAGTTCATTTTCATCAATAGATGGCAGTGCATTTACAATCGGCAACATTAACTTAGACCAGAAAGACACTACAGTTTTAGCAGagtgaaataattcatttaactAAGCAGACTCACACAGAATTCTTGCTGGTTTCCTATGTGAGTATTTCTCTTCGACACTTGGGCTAGAATGTAGCCTCTATAGACTTTTCCATCGACATTGTCGACCAACATCAAATTGGAGGAAGATTGTACAAAACACTCTTCTAAGATGTACAAATGAAGAAAGGTCTAGGCGATGACCTGCTACTTACAGAACCAGGTTTTTAAAAATCCTTACATGTTAATGCCAAATGCCAGTGAACAAATCTCACTTGGGCTCCAACTTGGAATGAGGATAGGCGCCGCTGTAGACAAAGAGACTATCATCACTGTAAGGATGTTCATCTCCCTTGCGTGCTCCATCGTAGTTATCTGAAGTTGACGCAGATTCGGTATGGGGGTTCAGCCCAGCCAGTTCCATGATGCTCTCAATCTCTTTCACAACCTCACTCATTGTTGGTCTGTTAACTCCCTCTTCTGCAACACAATCCAATGCCAGATCCACGAATTTCTCTAGACTTCCGGGAGCTACACTTGACACAATGACAGGGTCGATAAGTTCTTGAAGGTTATAAAGATCTTTTGTCTTGTCCATTGCTAGCTTCACCTCCCGAACAATGTATTTCCCCTTTTCAATTGGGGCTCTTGCAGTTATAAGCTCCAGCAGTAACACCCCAAAGCTATACACATCACTCTTCTCAGTCAGTTGTTGAGTCATGTAATATTCAGGATCCATGTAGCCCTGAACATAAAATCTCAGCTCTCAGATTTAAAACGTGTGCTTGAATCCACCAATAATGGTAAGGAGCTTAAGCCATATACTTGCATGATTCATGAATGTTAGTACTTCTGATATTTCATTCATAATTTGGGATCCATTTTCTTTACCCCAAAACTCAGGAATTCTGGCACATTAGCAATGCTACAATGTGAAGATATTGGCCAATAACTATAAAAGGCAATAACGTTATGGGTGAACGAATATCCTTTCTTTGGAGATGCATGATTCATCAGGAGAGAGTACCTTTGATGCATGTGCTCATGTGAGAAAGTGTGTCTGAATAGAAAACTCTGAATTACCAATGACAACTATGGAAAGGAATACCAAATATAGCCATAGAATGAATGAGATATCTTGTTCATATCGTTTGTGTAATATGTGACTACGAGAAACATACTCTGGATCTGCTCCTAATTTGTCTGTATGCCCTTCCCAGACCTTTTTAGCAAAGAAGCCTTCTAGTTCTAGTGTTTGCCTTCAAAAAACTGTTATATAAACATTCCTTTCCTCTATCCCTAATGTTATTCCTTTTGTTCGTTGTCTTCTCTATCCTTTTCTATTTTGGTCATGAGTGATCCCATCTAAAGTAACTAAAAATTTGAGATTGAAATGCCACAGATGTCATTTCCCTTCCATTCGACTCTCTTTCTCCCaggcaaaagaaaaacaactaAGACAGGAAATAAAATGTGGATGCTATAAGACTTTTGTACAGGAAATATTTGAAAACTCAGCAAAAACTTTACTGACCATTGTCCCTTTGACTTGTGTAGTCACATGAGTCCTGTCAGGTGAACCCATAGGCTTGGACAGACCAAAATCAGCGACTTTTGCATTCAACCTTTCATCCAGCAAGACATTATTTGATTTTATATCCCGATGTATGATTGGAGGATTAGCAAGAACATGCAGATATTGTATTCCCCTTGCTGCACCAAGGGCTATCCGGAGTCTCCTCATCCAGTCTAACCTGATCCCCGACTTCCCTGCACAGAGAGATACTGAATTACTGAGTAATCCAACCTACTGTAACTAGTCCCCTCAACTATAAAGTTGCATAGAGTGGATGAC
This portion of the Coffea arabica cultivar ET-39 chromosome 2e, Coffea Arabica ET-39 HiFi, whole genome shotgun sequence genome encodes:
- the LOC140037226 gene encoding probable methyltransferase At1g29790, whose translation is MGSGDDDHPSSKRPIQHTQTKYKLKILLLVILTNLLTIYVFTGPSLPIAQNLSLPTWDHTKLLNELNITKRELANSRAQNSDLQQHLKASNILTKSLLTELSRLNAAIDQHSSSKEVSSIFSFDDLLSDLSTEAKLGMGPQKLPLGYSPRSGSDELYPSVGGGCLRYKEELAQYMTYKIGGECPVDDVFAQRLMLKGCEPLPRRRCHPKSPAGYKEPNPLPKSLWTMPPDTSIVWDPYTCKSYGCLVERKKLPVFYDCKDCFDLEGREKSRWLFDNGGLDFGINEVLGTKPHGTIRIGLDIGGGTGTFAARMKENNVTIVTTSMNLDGPFNSFIASRGLISMHISVSQRLSFFENTLDIVHSMHILSNWIPDTMLEFTLYDIYRVLRPGGIFWLDHFFCLGSQLNSTYVPMLDRVGFKKLRWNAGMKLDRGIDKNEWYFSALLEKPVKS